TCGATCGGGAAGCTGCTGGCCACCGACACGATGGCCCGGACCTCCGAGGTCGTGCGGCTGCTGCTCGGCCGCGACCTGGTCGCCGATTCCGGTGTGTGGGGCACCTTCGCGTGGACCGAACATGTGCTCGGCGCGCCCGGATACCGGATCGCCGGCGGCACCGACGAGATACAGCACAACATCATCGCCGAGCGAGTACTCGGCCTGCCCAAGGAGCCGCGCCCATGAGCCCGACACTGGAACAGCGGGTCGCGGCGCGGCTGCGCACCGATCTCGACGTGCGACTCACGTCCTTCGAACGGCTGCCCGGTGGCCATTCCGGCCTGACCTTCCGGGCAGAAACCACCGGCGAGCCGTATGTCGTCAAGGCCGTGCCGGAGGGCAGCAAGCCGATCGGCCGCCACGACATGCTGCGCCAAGCCCGCATCATGCAGCTACTCGCGCAGACACCGGTGCCGGTGCCGCGTATCGCAGTGGTGGACAGCGACGAACCCGCCTGGTTCGCCATGGAACTCGTCGCCGGTGAGTCGCTGGAGCCGGTGCTCGACGATCCCGCGGTCGCACCGGAGCTGGCCGCGGCCCGGATGCGCCGCGCCGCACAGCTGCTGCCCGCGCTACACGCGGTGGACGCGGCCGGTATTTCCGCGCCCGCGCTCACCCCGGCCGAGGAACTCGCCCGTTGGGCGCGCACTCTCGGCGCCGTGCCCCCCGAACTGGTCGCCGGCGGTGACCGGCTGCTGGCGTTGCTCGAACGCCGGATCCCCGAGCCGATCACGCCGGGGCTCGTGCACGGCGACTATCGCCTGGGCAACATCATCTCCGCGGGGCCGGAACCGGTCGCTCTGATCGACTGGGAGATCTGGAGCACGGGTGATCCGCGGGTGGAACTCGGCTGGTTTCACGTCTTCGCGGACGGCAGCAATTTCCCCGGTGTCGGCCGGCAGGTGCCCGGCCTGCCCAGCGCGGCGGAACTGCTCGACATCTACTGCGCCGGGGGGCCCTCGCTCGCCGAGCAGACCTGGTTCGACGCGCTCGGACGGCTCAAGATGGCCGCGATCATGGGCCACAACCTGCGCCGGCATCGCGAAGGCCGGCATCACGATCCGGACCAGGAAAAACTGCCTGCCACCATCACCCGCCTCATCGAGACCGGGACCGCGCTACTCGCCGGTTGACTCTCGACCTCCCGCTCAGGAGCCGCACTGTGGACTTTTCCTACTCTGCCCGAACCCAGGATCTGCTCGTCGAACTCGACGACTTCATGACCAGCCACGTGTATCCGGCCGAGCCGGTGTACGACGCGCAGATCGCAGCGGCCGCCGACCAGCACGAGCAGCCGCAGATCATGCGGGATCTGCAGGCCGAGGCCCAACGCAGGGGGTTGTGGAACCTGTTCATGACCCACGACGGCTTGGGCGCCGGACTCACCAACCTCGAGTACGCGCCGCTGGCCGAGGTGGTCGGCCGGTCGGTGATCGGCAACGAGGCGATCAACTGCTCGGCGCCGGATACCGGCAACATGGAGATCCTGGCCATGTACGGCACCGAACAGCAGAAGCAGCAGTGGCTGAAACCCTTGCTGGACTGCAGTATTCGCTCCGCCTTCGCGATGACCGAGCCTGCGGTGGCCAGCTCGGACGCCACCAACATCACCTCGACGATTCGCCGCGACGGTGATGAGTACGTCCTCAACGGGCGCAAGTGGTACACCTCCGGAGTTCTCGATCCGGATTGCAAGCTGATCATCTTCATGGGCAAATCCGATCCGGAGGCGAAGACGTACCGCCAGCAGAGCATGATCCTGGTGCCCGCCGACGCCCCCGGCATCGAGGTGCTGCGCGATCTGCCGATGTTCGGCTTCCACGATCGTCTCGGTCACGGCGAGGTCCAATTCACCGACGTCCGGGTCCCCGCGGCGAACATGCTCGGCGCCGAAGGCGACGGTTTCGCCATCGCTCAAGGCCGGCTCGGGCCGGGTCGGATGCATTACGCGATGCGCGCCATCGGCATGGCCGAACGGGCCATGGAGTTGATGTGCCGCAGGGCGTTGGAGCGCACCGCCTTCGGTGGTCCGCTCGCCGATCGCGGCGTGGTCCGCGAGTGGATCGCGCGCAGCCGCATCGAGATCGATCAGATCCGGCTGCTGGTGCTGCACTCGTCCTGGCTGATGGACACCCAGGGCAACGCCGCGGTGCGCTCACAAGTCGCGGCGATCAAGGTCGCGGCGATGGAGGTGGCACACACCGTCGTCGATCGCGCCGTGCAGACCTTTGGCGCGGCCGGAGTCAGCAACGACACCGTCCTGGCCCGGATGCATGCCATCACCCGGGCACTGCAGATCGCCGACGGTCCCAACGAGGTGCATCTGCGCACAATCGCTCGTCTCGAGGTGGAGAACTACCGATGAACACATCCGATCTGACCGGCAAGGTCGCACTTGTCACCGGCGCCAGCCGAGGGCTCGGCCTGGCCATCGCCCGGGGATTGCGCGACGCGGGCGCCACCGTGATCGTGTCGAGCCGCAAGCTCTCCGCTTGTGTGGAAGCGGTTGCGGCACTGGGTGATTCCCCAGTCGGCAGCGCCCACCCGCTGGAACTGCATGTAGGGAGGTGGGACGGCATCGAGCCGGCCATCGACGGGATCATCGCGGAGTTCGCTCGGCTGGATATCGTCGTCAACAATGCGGGTATCGCACCGGTGGCCGACGATCTCACGTCCGTGACGGAAGCACTGTGGGACAAGACCATCGAGGTCAATCTGAAGGGCCCGTTCCGGCTGATGGCCGTGGCCGGCGCCCGGATGGCCGCCGCCGGTGGCGGATCGATCATCAACATCTCCAGCATCGGGGCCCTGCGGCCCAGCCCGCCGGAAACGATGTACGCCGCCGCGAAGAGCGGGCTCAACGCGTTGACCCTCGCGTTCGCCCAGGCGTACGCGCCGACCGTGCGGGTGAACTGCGTCCTGCCGGGCGGCTTCGCGACCGATATGGCCGAGCACTGGGACGACGAGTTCATCTCGAAGATCGTCGATCGGCTACCTGCGGGACGGCTGGGCAGGCCGGAGGAGATCGCCGGGCTCGTCACGCATTTGGCGGGTGACGCCGCGAGTTACACCACCGGCGCGGTCATTCCGGTCGACGGTGGCCGGACCGCGGTGTACTGAGGCGGATGCTGTGCTGACCGACAATACGCCTGCCGATACCCTCACCCGGCTGTTCGGCTTGCACGGGCGGACCGCCGTTGTCACCGGCGCCTCGTCGGGCCTCGGACTCGGATTCGCGAAGACGCTCGCCGGTGCCGGGGCCACGGTGTTCGCCGTGGCCCGCCGGACCGACCGGCTGACCGCCCTGGCCGAGCGTGACCCTGGCATCGTGCCGGTCCGTTGCGATGTGACCCTCGACGAGGACCGTCGGGCGTTGGTCGATCGCTGCTACGAACAGACCGGCCGCCTGGACGTGCTGGTCAACAACGCCGGCATGGCTGGGCCCCCACACGCCGAGCAGGAATCGGCCGCGGGTTTCGCCGCCCTGCTCGAGGTGAATCTGCTCGCCGGTTTCCACCTCGCCCTTGCCGCGGCCACCGCGCTGCCGGAGGGGCGCGACGCGTCGATCATCAACATCTCCTCCATCATCGGGCTGGCCTCGACCGCGCCGATCGGCGGGGCGAGCTATGCCGCCTCCAAGGCGGGGGTTCTCGGCCTGACTCGCGAACTCGCCGGTCAGTGGGGACATCGCGGGATTCGCGTCAATGCGGTCGTACCCGGGTGGTTCGATACCGAGATGACCGACGGGCTGTTCAACAACGACAAGTCGGCAGGCTGGGTGCGACGCAACACGATGCTCGGCCGAGGAGGTTCCGTCGGAGAGGTCGACGGCGCCGTGCTGTTCCTTGCCTCGGCGGCATCG
The genomic region above belongs to Nocardia spumae and contains:
- a CDS encoding acyl-CoA dehydrogenase family protein is translated as MDFSYSARTQDLLVELDDFMTSHVYPAEPVYDAQIAAAADQHEQPQIMRDLQAEAQRRGLWNLFMTHDGLGAGLTNLEYAPLAEVVGRSVIGNEAINCSAPDTGNMEILAMYGTEQQKQQWLKPLLDCSIRSAFAMTEPAVASSDATNITSTIRRDGDEYVLNGRKWYTSGVLDPDCKLIIFMGKSDPEAKTYRQQSMILVPADAPGIEVLRDLPMFGFHDRLGHGEVQFTDVRVPAANMLGAEGDGFAIAQGRLGPGRMHYAMRAIGMAERAMELMCRRALERTAFGGPLADRGVVREWIARSRIEIDQIRLLVLHSSWLMDTQGNAAVRSQVAAIKVAAMEVAHTVVDRAVQTFGAAGVSNDTVLARMHAITRALQIADGPNEVHLRTIARLEVENYR
- a CDS encoding SDR family NAD(P)-dependent oxidoreductase, whose protein sequence is MTDNTPADTLTRLFGLHGRTAVVTGASSGLGLGFAKTLAGAGATVFAVARRTDRLTALAERDPGIVPVRCDVTLDEDRRALVDRCYEQTGRLDVLVNNAGMAGPPHAEQESAAGFAALLEVNLLAGFHLALAAATALPEGRDASIINISSIIGLASTAPIGGASYAASKAGVLGLTRELAGQWGHRGIRVNAVVPGWFDTEMTDGLFNNDKSAGWVRRNTMLGRGGSVGEVDGAVLFLASAASSYVTGQTVVVDGGWTAR
- a CDS encoding SDR family NAD(P)-dependent oxidoreductase is translated as MNTSDLTGKVALVTGASRGLGLAIARGLRDAGATVIVSSRKLSACVEAVAALGDSPVGSAHPLELHVGRWDGIEPAIDGIIAEFARLDIVVNNAGIAPVADDLTSVTEALWDKTIEVNLKGPFRLMAVAGARMAAAGGGSIINISSIGALRPSPPETMYAAAKSGLNALTLAFAQAYAPTVRVNCVLPGGFATDMAEHWDDEFISKIVDRLPAGRLGRPEEIAGLVTHLAGDAASYTTGAVIPVDGGRTAVY
- a CDS encoding phosphotransferase family protein, producing the protein MSPTLEQRVAARLRTDLDVRLTSFERLPGGHSGLTFRAETTGEPYVVKAVPEGSKPIGRHDMLRQARIMQLLAQTPVPVPRIAVVDSDEPAWFAMELVAGESLEPVLDDPAVAPELAAARMRRAAQLLPALHAVDAAGISAPALTPAEELARWARTLGAVPPELVAGGDRLLALLERRIPEPITPGLVHGDYRLGNIISAGPEPVALIDWEIWSTGDPRVELGWFHVFADGSNFPGVGRQVPGLPSAAELLDIYCAGGPSLAEQTWFDALGRLKMAAIMGHNLRRHREGRHHDPDQEKLPATITRLIETGTALLAG